Part of the Bernardetia sp. genome, ATATATTTAGTAGATGAGAAAATTACTTTTTCTCAAAATGTGCCAATTACAACTAGCTGTAACGATAATTTAGATAATATTAGATTATTTTTGCAAAAACAAGTACATCCAAAACTAATTGACCTCTCTTTACAAAGTGGTATTTACTCTCGTTTCAAAATAGATAAAAATTTTATTAATCAAGAATATGAGAAGTTATATACAGCTTGGATAGAAAACTCTGTGGGTGGAAAAATTGCAGATAGAGTTATTGTAGCTTATCAAGAAAATGAAATAGTTGGACTGCTTACACTAGCATTTAAAGATAGTTTTTCAGATATAGGAGTTTTGGCTGTTGATGAGCATTGCAGAGGGCAGAAAATAGGACATAAACTTGTAAAAAAGGCTATCTTAGAGACACAAGAGCAAGCCATCAGAAAAGTAAAAGTAGTTACTCAAAAAGTAAATAAACAGGCCTGTAACTTTTATTTGAAGCAAAATTTTGATATAGAAAAAATAGATTATATTTATCATATTTGGAAATAATTATGACCTCTCTTCCTTTCAACAAACCTTATCTCTCAGGAAAAGAAACTGACTATATAAAAGAAGCAGTGGCTTCTGGTAAAATCTCTGGAGATGGTGTTTTTACAAAAAAATGCCATGAGTTTTTTGAATCTAAATATGGATTTAAAAAATGTCTGCTTACTACTTCTTGTACAGATGCTCTTGAAATGGCAGCACTTCTCATCGACATTAGAGAAGGAGATGAAGTGATTATGCCTTCCTACACTTTTGTTTCCACATCAAATGCTTTTGTACTTCGTGGTGCAAAAATTGTTTTTGCCGATAGCGAAGCCAATAC contains:
- a CDS encoding GNAT family N-acetyltransferase gives rise to the protein MIEHLNWDSDFFGYKIGRIHLTTTTNIQKVFHIVQQSEYKLIYLVVSESVHNEKLKKELESHEIYLVDEKITFSQNVPITTSCNDNLDNIRLFLQKQVHPKLIDLSLQSGIYSRFKIDKNFINQEYEKLYTAWIENSVGGKIADRVIVAYQENEIVGLLTLAFKDSFSDIGVLAVDEHCRGQKIGHKLVKKAILETQEQAIRKVKVVTQKVNKQACNFYLKQNFDIEKIDYIYHIWK